gaaatacaaaaaaactaaatgtaGAATCCAGAAAATTCCAGTGTGCTTCAGACCAGTTATTTGTTTCTCTCTAACACAAATGTGCCTCAGAGAAAAGGCAGAAATACTTTGAACAAGCGGCCTGTATGGGGTGGAATACACATGCCagtctacttaaaaaaaaaattccaacttttaattgtgttttccttttaactTAAATGATCTGTTAGTGGCAGTTTAGAATATGGACAGAATTAGCTCCCTCTGAAAGGCATTTTAATGCATACAATTAAAGCAAGAATCACGTCCACTCACAAACccacaaacatacatacacgtatatattttgatataatgTGAAGTTGATTACAGTACCAGCGAGTCATTTTACAGGAATCAAGCTCATGCTAAATAAAACCCTTGTGGAGTTTTAGCTGTAAAACAATACACTTCCTATGAGGGAAGCTGTCTGTTGTATATTTATTCTCACAGATGTTTACAATGTATACTTATAATTCCAAGCATACATTGACATGGACACCATGACACACAGACATTCCTGCTCTTACTATTCAACCTTTTACCCTGTAACTCCAttcactgaaaaatattttttgcaaaGTTGTATCCTCCCAGGAGTTTTATAAGtgtattgttgtattttttcttctATTATTGGTCATGAGCCTAAAATTTTGCTGTCATATGCACTTTACTGACAATCTTCTGAATGTAGGAAACTGGCATTTGTACTGTTAGAGGTGCAAGATCAAAGTATGTGAAAATCTTTAGGGGAACTATTAATATATGCATATCAATAAATTGCTGGCAtgcttttttcttattttaataaatacttaGAATTTACAATGCAGAGATATCTGTCTTCATACTGACTCAATCCTGGCTCTCTACCTAATTATTTGCAACTAAAGAGCACCATCTTGtggctggaagaaaaaaaaaacccatgggGGGTTCAGGCAGCAGTGCTGAACTCAAGATTAACAAAAGGGGGAAACAATTAGAAAACATCTCTATTACGTTCTAAGTCCTACATCTCTATTGacttttcaaatgaaaaaaagagacaacCATCAAATGCAGCTTGATGTCTTTTAATTACATTGAGTTGCATAGCTTCACAGCAGCACCACCTCCATCAGTTTTCATAGTCAGCCTGACTGTACAGCAACTGTCACGGAGTTAAACTGTAACAGCACTGCAAAGTGAGTATTACTCAAGGAGTAAGACAAATAAGGTAAAAAGTGGTTGTAGCCAAAACTCTTCCAGAAAAATACCTGGATTACCAGTTACAGCAGACGGCAAGTGAGAGATTTATCTTAATTTGCATTCAACcactcactgaaaaaaaaaaaaaaaatagataaaagcaTAGTAGGaacattaaaaactgtttaaaaaaaaaaaaaaaaactataaaaggtaaaaaaaatgaatgcatatAAAGCTATAAACCCAGTGTTACATAAGAATCCAAACCAGGTATAAGGTCTAAAGATGAACCCCAGAAAACCAAGATTCAGTTTAAAGCAGTAGTTTGAGGGATCACAGTGTCATGAAGGATTTGGGCTAAAGTGAAACAAACACATAAGTACGCACACTCCACTGGCCTTTCATGCAGTGCCTCCCTTCATTTTCATAGTATTTACTTCCTTATTTTATTAACATGTAAAATAAGTTACAACGGAAAGAAAATCCTGGTGTCAAATAAAACCTTTAGATATGTTCACTTTAAGGCACATTTTGGATTAAATCACTGGTTTTCACTGACCAGGTCCAACTTAAACGTATTACAACTTACAagcaattttaacatttaaatagaaaaatttGCATATCACATTTCACATTGAATGTCCTATACCGATCAGATCCATTCAGAAGGAAAGCATCCAGAAGaccaatgaaaaataaatacaacacgcttttcaaaataaacaatCACAAGGCTAAGCACCCTGAAATTCACCAGTGCAAATACACTACATAATACAGAACATCCTCAGTGAACAAGGAAAGTAAGACTCTTGAATAAGTAACTCTTGAAAAGTGTTAAACTGaagtgagaaaataaaataaaaaaagaacatatcAGCACTCTCACTCCAACTATCTTTGCTGaactgagaaacaaaaagacagaaactgaGAAAAAGATGGAGATTCTTGACCTCAAAGTCTCAAACTTTGTAACAAAATAtctagaaaaaaatgtgtaaataaaaaaagtaaaaaaagcaaagcagccGATCGAAACATGGCATGTAAAGAAAACAGTACAATACACCTGTTTGTGCCTCGAGATGATCCTTTAGTCCCAAGTTGTGAGGAGGATATCCTTTCACGGACAATTAATCctggaggaggaaagaggaataaaaattattattatttttttttttataaaggatTAGGTCATGTTTAGCCCTGTCAGCTGAGCACAGGCATCATTAGCAATCTAAGCACTGCCTGTGGTGAACCGCAGACTGATGGCTCAAAGGCCACAAAAGTTCAGCAAAGTAATGAGGAAAACTCTCAAGCTGATGACAGTTTTAAAAGCAACATGTGCCCCATAGTATCAGTTGGAGTAATATTTTAGTTGTAGTTATGGTTAACAGAATTACTTCTCAAGTGTTTCACTCTacatcataatcatcatcatggGGGATTATTATAGCCAGTTTTTAAAGATTATCCCCTGGATCatgtttatttcctgtcttattgCTAGTATCTAAAGCAGCAGTCACTCAGTCAGGTATCAGGATACTAAAGACTAGTTTGAGTCTGCAGGGCCACAGTGGAAGCTAATATCTTAAACAAGATGGAGGTTCTCCTCTGAGACTTAttatatactgttttttttgtagtaTAAGAGCATAATACTCACTGCTGCACAGCTGGTGCTTTCTTTTACCTGTCCATCAGCAGAGCAGCTGGGCGGACGATTCTGTggtctgctgttttctttctctgttaacATTTGACTGCCGAATACTTTcttctgttaaaaataaaaattgagaTTTGAGGGCTGAGCGATCGTTAAAGAcaaattttttgttgttgaatttgcttaattttaattttttttaaaaaaatacatactcTTGAAATGTTAGTGTTCTACAAATCAATAGATCAACAGCAtcacaagcaaaaatataagGGAAACTTTGACTATAAAAAGTATGAAATAAAACATGTGAAGGTTAATGCAAGAAGTGCAGCTgatgcatacacacaaatactgCCAACAAACCTTTATTATCCCACCAAAAGAACGTGAACGCCAGTGTTTCCTGCTGAATGGTGCCCGAGAGTCTGCTGGAGGTGTCGGTAAAGGCTGTTTCTCAAtctacacacaaatacacaccacATTATGTGCTGGTTCTCTAAGTAGCTTGTATGCATGTCTTTCTGCTCACAGAAGTATTACACTGAGCTACCTGTCTaatgagttttttctttttggcagaCTCTGGCATGTTGTTGACCTGCTGGTACAGCTCTCTGAGGGCTGATTCAGTGTAACTCTGAGTATCAGATGTGACTGTTATGGAGGGAGAAGGGGGGCCCTCTGTTACCGCAGCCACTGGGCCCTCTTTGGCCCCAGAACAGAGAGTCGAGTCATCCTAAAAATGTCAGGacacagaaaacaacagcaTTCAAAACTCTGTTTTCTCACTCAAACAAATAGTTTCTGAGAGATAAAGCAACAAGAGAATCTATACAGTTAAGTGATAGTGTACAaacatgaacaaacaaacaaacagctttaaaatctgaaaactgCATCAATATTTAAAGGTTTTATTTCAGGGTCCTTTGAAAATTATTCTAATTAAATGTCTTGCAGAAGATACCAGTCACTCCAGGTTCAAGTATCTAAAATCAACCAAACACTGAAGTGACTGGATTTAACAGCTTGCAAACACAAAACTTACCTCCAGAAGCTCTCAAAATAACTTTCTAGATAAATGTACTGCAGGACTAACTCCCTAGTTTCACTAAGATGAATTCtgttagaaaacaaaaatacttaCATTTGACTGAAGAACTTTTGATCCTGTGAAGTATAAGCGGGCATATTCTTTGATATACACCGGTGCCTTCaatgaaagcaaacaaacattACACTCTCAGAGAAAGCTTAGAATATATAAATGAGGCAGATATTAAAACATCCCATATGCTACCTTTTACACAGAGCAAAGTGCATTAAAGCTAACCctgttcttcattttttttttactactgcACAAGTCAGTGCAGGATGTAAGTGAACATGTTGGTCAATGACCACGAGAGTCCCAGCTGCAATTAACAAACCTATAAATGGAATATTCTCAACTACCTAAGTAAATAACTTCATCTTAATCCTAATCTGAGATATATTCTACCAGACACAAGGCAGAGAGACTCCACAACGAGCGAGAGTTAAACCATCTTGTACCTTCTATGTTGATGGGAAACATCAACATAGAAGGTTGATGGGTTGATGATAGTTTGCAGTTTGCAAAGACTGCAAACTGCTCAACTTCAGACACTAAATTAAAAGGGCTACATCAGCCACTGAGTTCTTTCTTGCTGTCAGCctgctcaaaaacaaaactttctaTTAATAGgaatttataaaaatgttgtttttttaataagctAAGCAACTGACCCCAGGTAAGCTTACCTTGAACAGTTTTTGTGAGTGCCTAATAAGGAATGCTATGCCATTATTCAGCTTATCTATGTCTCCCTGAAGATCACTTGCCATTACCTGCAACATTAAaagaaaggaggggaaaaaaaggcaaaaaagaaacacaaaaaaatattagtGTCATGGTTCATTTGAGTGCAAACACGGTGTAGAGTTTTGGAGGGTAGAGCGAAATGAACAGAAGGTCTTTACATTTTTGGGCCAGATGATGTGTGGAGCAAACATCTTGGCTAAATTGATAGCAGACATCTTGTTAATGTGCTGACTGCGAGCAGTGTTGTGCAGTAAATCCAACAACAACTTCAACAAGCTCCGGTTGGCAGGTGGGAGCAGCATAAACAGGAGCTGAAACGCCTCAATCTGGCGTTCCTTATCTGGCACATTTGTCTTATCCCCCTTATCGTCAAAGCAAGTCAACTCTAGAAACAGGAGATGAAAAATATTACAAGAGAGGTTAGTAATATTTTTCCTGACCTTACATTAATCTGAATGACAAGGATCTGTGTATAACCCAACCAGCACCTCCAATCTTCAGGTGAGCAAGATAGTGTCTGTGTGTCAGCAGAGGCTCTGGAAGCTCTCCCAGGTAGGCCTTGAGCAATGTTGCAGCATCATTGGGGTGGAAATCGCCTGTCTCTAGATCTATCTCTGCCCCAGTATTCAGCATCTCCCTCAGGGCTGCCTGCCTCAAACTGTGGCCTGGCACACGGAACAACCCCTCCACATGAAGGTCTGAGGGATGGGAAAGAGAGACAgccggggtggggtggggtgggggggggagtGTTAGGTGTGCAGacacagagagccagagacaaGGCAGTAAGGAGAGTGATGGAGTGAATGAAATGGAAGGAGGGAGTCAGCAAGAGCAAAGTGCTTTCAGATAAATTATTGACTCAAACATTTTCATCCAGTGTCCACTTTCAGTGAATGACATCATTGCTTTCTAGAAATAAACCATGACCTCATGGCAATTCAATGCTTAAACTAAGTTACAGAACAAGTAGAAAGTGTGATGCCTGCCATTTATAATTCAATATAATCTGGTTATTTTAATCGTGTTTCAAAAAATAATATTGTTAAGTTCTTTGCCTCTGGAGGTCACACATGTAAATGCACAATATCATAAACTGCTTTGGATGACAGTGTCCTTTAAATGTCAGTTTATACGGGCATACTAATCAATACTCACTTTTATTCAGGTATTCAATGAGCTGATAGATCTGTGCTATTCCTTCTTCAGTTAACGGTGCACCAAAAACAACTCCTTTGTCTGCAAGACATCAAACGGCACAGCAAGGCTGACTGTAGTCTTTGTGTGTACAACTGGACCTATTGTGAGAGCCAAATTATGACTATGAAATGACATCTAACTAAAAACCAAAAGAGCTTCAGGCTTCAGTCAGGTTTAGTGGAGACTTAAACCCAACATTACTTTATTTGTCGCCTGATGGATTATTAGAAGCAAGATGATTTGTTTATGCAAAATAATGCGCAGTAATTCTgacaataaattattatttttcataatcATACTCCAAACACTGGCATCTTTTTGCCTGTCAAATGTGAAGATTAGATGCTCGTCTCTTCTTCACACTCCCCTTAACTCAGCATTTTACAAAATTGATCAGAGAAAACAGGCAATCTGATCATATTtagtcatgtttttattttctttcagctgctccctttagaggtctccacagtggatcatcagcctccatctcaccctatccctagcatcctcctcggTCACAccatccctctgcatgtccatcttcactacattcatgaacctcctctgaggtcattctcttttcctcctgcctggcagctccatattcaacagcCTTTGTCCAATTTATATCCACTATCCCCcctctgtacatgtccaaaccatctcagccttgcctctctaacctCATTTTCTCTTCAAACTCCTCATCCTgtgctgtccctctgatatacttaTTTCTAATCccgtccattctggtcactcccaattaaaatcttaacatcttcaattCTGCCACCTTCGGCTCAGCCTCCcatctttttgttagtgctaccatctccaaaccatacatcatagcaggtttTACTACCATTTTGTAAACCTTCCccttcactcttgctgctatccttctgtaaCAAATCAtccctgacacttgtctccacccactccaccctcttCAGGCTCTCTTTTACCTGCTCCCCACTCttactacagatcacaatgtcatctgcaagcATAGCccatggagactcctgcctgacctcatctgtcaacctgtccatcaccattgtAAACAGAGCCCTGCACACCTCACTACTTTcttgctgtcctcatacataTCCTGAATCAAAcccacatacttctctgccactcctgacttcctcatgcagtaccataGTTCCTCTTTTAGCACCCTGTCTTaagctttctctagatccacaaagacacagtgcagctctttcagaccttctctatacttctccatcaacactctgaAAGCAAACGTTGCATCTCTGCAGTGCTCTTTCTCGGCATGAAGCCCTACTGCTGCTCAACTTTCTTCTTAGgcctgaattatgcttctgcGTCAGGTCTTTGTGGGGCCTATGTACGTAACTGGAAATTCCCTCTGAACCACATGCAGGAACCTACAAAATAGCCTGACACGCACCTCttgaaaaatgtaattacatgtCGGGTCAATGAAGCCGGCAAGGATTGTGATTATCGTGTACGGTTCAGAGGGGTTTCCGGTTACGTACAGAGACCCAATGCACAGGTCTAAATCagacccttgttcttgaaaatcagtaccagaacacttcttctccattcctcaggcatccacTCACTATCCAGGATTGTATTAAACAATCTagttaaaagttaaaagttcactgccctctctcctagcCATCTCTATATCTTCACAGGTATACCATCTGGACAAACCACCTTTCCATTCTTCATACACTTCATAGCTGCCCTTACTTCCTCcctactaatcctctgcacttcctgagtcACTAAAtgtcctccatcc
This is a stretch of genomic DNA from Archocentrus centrarchus isolate MPI-CPG fArcCen1 chromosome 15, fArcCen1, whole genome shotgun sequence. It encodes these proteins:
- the LOC115793350 gene encoding rho GTPase-activating protein 19-like isoform X2; this encodes MAVENGSLNNHKLERKETKCSVFISQEKSNQPVIFNPDFFVERLRYEHPHAFTELVLSNITRLIDLPGDEFAQLTGESEPRVPASSGFLRSFNFLRRKDKGVVFGAPLTEEGIAQIYQLIEYLNKNLHVEGLFRVPGHSLRQAALREMLNTGAEIDLETGDFHPNDAATLLKAYLGELPEPLLTHRHYLAHLKIGELTCFDDKGDKTNVPDKERQIEAFQLLFMLLPPANRSLLKLLLDLLHNTARSQHINKMSAINLAKMFAPHIIWPKNVMASDLQGDIDKLNNGIAFLIRHSQKLFKAPVYIKEYARLYFTGSKVLQSNDDSTLCSGAKEGPVAAVTEGPPSPSITVTSDTQSYTESALRELYQQVNNMPESAKKKKLIRQIEKQPLPTPPADSRAPFSRKHWRSRSFGGIIKKKVFGSQMLTEKENSRPQNRPPSCSADGQD
- the LOC115793350 gene encoding rho GTPase-activating protein 19-like isoform X1: MAVENGSLNNHKLERKETKCSVFISQEKSNQPVIFNPDFFVERLRYEHPHAFTELVLSNITRLIDLPGDEFAQLTGESEPRVPASSGFLRSFNFLRRKDKGVVFGAPLTEEGIAQIYQLIEYLNKNLHVEGLFRVPGHSLRQAALREMLNTGAEIDLETGDFHPNDAATLLKAYLGELPEPLLTHRHYLAHLKIGELTCFDDKGDKTNVPDKERQIEAFQLLFMLLPPANRSLLKLLLDLLHNTARSQHINKMSAINLAKMFAPHIIWPKNVMASDLQGDIDKLNNGIAFLIRHSQKLFKAPVYIKEYARLYFTGSKVLQSNDDSTLCSGAKEGPVAAVTEGPPSPSITVTSDTQSYTESALRELYQQVNNMPESAKKKKLIRQIEKQPLPTPPADSRAPFSRKHWRSRSFGGIIKKKVFGSQMLTEKENSRPQNRPPSCSADGQVKESTSCAAD